The following DNA comes from Ascaphus truei isolate aAscTru1 chromosome 1, aAscTru1.hap1, whole genome shotgun sequence.
atccctgcttcagcacaggtggctaagtcgaagagcctgcttcagcacaggtggctaagtcgaagagcctgcttcagcacaggtggctcaatcagtgactgagccacctgtgctgaagcagggttatcctgaaaaccttacctgttggggaaacttgaggattggagttgagaccCCTGGCTTAATTGCATAATTTGAAAAAGATTAACAAGCATTAACTGTTGTTTAAATCTAAGCGGAATGATATTGAGGCTGCAATGGTTACTGAAAGTGTTAATTTAAGCACTTGTTGCATAACAAATTTTCAGACAGCTGCATTAGTTATGCGTAAAAGGATGTATTATATGTACATTAGGAATGGTTTTACCACGTTAATGAACTGTGAAGACAAAGGAGTATTGAAGTCACGTTGTGTAGCGGCTGCTGGTGTGAGTGTAAAACACACAACTGAAATCACATATGCAGCTTATTTTGTGTTTCAATACTTACAGTACAATTCTCCTACTGTATATCTGTTTTCTTTTGCAATGCCTATAAAAGCTTGTACAATAGTTTATAAGTATCATGTGTATAGCATGCGAATATTGCACATGAAACACCTTGAAACCAAATTAAAatatcgcttgtgagcacattcacatgtctcagacaggtctgcaacctgcttttccccattatctcctagcatacagtgcttccactgcagcaagggattctgggaaatgacatgcaaattagtgTCACCTTCTGATTCTAATCCATTATAACATGGATCTCTGTGagtttatgcctgccgtattccCCACTctttagcacagcctgggttaaagaagtgcataagcAGTAACCTgcacacagacagctgtttcaactttTGGGCCTCATCACCAATTTCAAGGAAAGTGCTGCAAATAACAGTGGTGGATTTTGGTCATTATAACTGTTTTTACTACATAATGCTGCTTGACAGATGTTATAGGTGAAGTGACATGTGGGACCCCATATTATAGTAATATGTTTAATATGTTGAAACTCAGAGAAGCAGAAGCATTtgaaattattttatttacaatatatttttttataatatacacATACGTTGAAAAATAATTTCAAATGCTTCTGCTTCTCTGAGTTTCAACATATTAAACATATTACTATAATATGGGGTCCCACATGTCACTTCACCTATAACATCTGTCAAGcagcattatatatttatattatatatacacacacacaaaaaaacaaatgggGTAGCCGGCACTCACAATACCATAAACAGTTTGCActgcatgtcctataccaatagtaagagaaaagtaatccactacagcaggagcagacacaagacaacACTCAAAGGTAAgaaagaaaacttgtattcaaaaataaacatagcacaaacattcccaacgttttggtcctcgtgggaccttcctcaggagtCCGCTGCACTCACTGGTTAGTATAAATAGTTAAACAGTTTGATTCATATCACAAACATCAGAGGTAAATACAAGAAAGGACggagcgacgtttcggacctcccgtTCCTTTATCTAGCTAAAGAaccgggaggtccgaaacgtcgctccGTCCTTTCTTGTACAGTATTTACCCCTGATGTTTGTGATATTAATTAAACCGTTTACTATTTATATTAACCAGTGAGTGCTGCGGACTCTTTggatttttgttatatatatatatatatatatatttatataatatcttGTCCTGTCACCTGTGTTCCTGGTTTGTTATTGGATATTCATGAGAATATGATAGACACCTCTCCATTGTCATTCAATGTTGTCAGCTGTTGCCAGGCTGACCCTTGTCCTCCCCGCAGCTCCAGGGAAGGTGAAGCCATGGGTAACATCAGAGGGTACATGTTAGTGAACTGGGCTGTCCGCGACTAGTTTCCCCCTGTGCGGGGATTGCTGCTTTCAGTTTCCTCTGGTAATCCTGAGCCACGGGAAACATACGTCTGACTACATCTGTGAGTGAGAACAATGAAATATTTGCAGGCttttaataattattttaaatgcatgtatttattttatttgtaaatgTACCAATTACCAGATGTTATTGTATTTACTATATAATTTTAAATAGTTCAATTGGATCTGTGTGGAACAGCATATTTAAATGACATTTGGTTTCAGGAATTATATTTGGTTTCCTTACGCATGCATTTACCACAGCACCAAATAAACTTTcttttgtctttctttttttttaggaCTAACTCCCCCAACTACCCCTCCTCACAAAGCCAACCAAGATAATCCTTTCAGGACTTCTCCTAAACTGAAGTCATCTTGCAAGTCTACTGTGCCACCTACTAAAAAATCTCGCTACATTGAGTCTTCCAGTATCCAAGTTATTAACCATACCAAGAAAGGTCCAGAGCAATCAGAACTGTATGCCCAGCTTAGCAAGACATCAGTGGTAATCGTTGGACAAGAGGAAAAAAAGGCAAAACGACCCAGTTTACGACTTTTTGGAGACCATGATTACTGTCAGTTTATGAATTCAAAATCTGAAACATATATTAGCTTATCACAAGAACTACAGGCCACTAGACGACTTGAATGTAAGGATTCTTTGCCCGGAAAAAAGTTGCAAGTCTGTTCTTACACAAATCGAGAGCAGTTATACCAGAAAGGTACTTTTCAGGCAACCATGCCAAGTTCCCAGAACTCCAAAAGAAAACAGCTTCAAGACCAGGAAATCCGCGCTGAACTGAACAAGCATTTTGGTCACCCAAAACAAGCCGTCTAtgatgaaaaaaacaaaaccagcGAACTGAGAGACAATAATTTTAGTGATGAGCAGTTCTCTAGACTACCTATGTTTTTAACTGCTGGACTAGGAATGGATAGTTTGTTTGACGATAGTGACGATGAAAATGATAAATTGTGCTATACTTGGGATGGAACACAGTCCTATTCATTATTTGATGTATCTCCTTCTTGCTCGACTTTTAATTCTCCATGCAGATATTCAGTATCACAACCAACGTCCGTCATGTCACAAAGATCACAAAGGATTTGTTCCAGATCAAGATCTAGGTCCTTTTCTCAACACAGATCATCTTCTCATTCTCCATATTCCCGTTCAAGATCCAGATCACCGTCTAGCAGATCTTCTTCAGGGTATGTAAAATATCGAATTATTATTGAAATATTTGTATTTCAGAATTATGGACTTTATTGTGCCCTGTATTTATGATCAGTCCctataataatacaaaatcccCTAATTGCAGGTCAGAAATTCGAGCTTTTCTAAATGTTGCTGTATTGCATTGTAAAATTAGTTGATAAAATGCAGTCATCAATGATATAAATATTATGTGATAATGTTTAGttgtaatatatttaatattctAATAGAATAGTTTGAactttgttttatatatgtagTTCATACAGGAGCTATTACAATGTTACAGTTCTGTTGATTAAATTGGTGTTGGGTATGAGATAAGCAGGTTGCAAATGCCAAAGAGCATTAACAGTACTCTAACTAAGCCACAGGCACAAAAAAGCCAAGAAGCGGATATTTCACACAAAATAAAAATCTCTAAACGCACCATGCATCTGATTTTACTCTTTACAATACTTCATAACATGAAAATACAATAGTCCTTTATGTAGAAGAGAATTATAGTGTAATTAGATAGTTGCAAAATACAGTGCATTTAACTATTAACTGAAATTTACTAGAAGAAATTAAAGAAACAACTGGATATTGTAGAATGTTTATTTTAAATTAgcaatatatatagataatacTAAGTCCTGAAGCTAACACTGTACCTTTCTTCAGCAACCAGATTTTTGATAGATAATACTGGATTCTAGGTGATGTCACTTAATTCTCAATATGCAATTTACTTCTTTCTAAGTACTGTGCATACTGACTATTTATTCTTCTTCTAAGGTCTTGCTGCTGCTATGAGACAGATCATTGTAGACAAAGAAATTCTCCAATGTATGCACGATCACAGTCATCGTCACCATATGGTCGTAGGCCCAGGTAAAGATATTTGTTTTGACTTTATTTGTGTCTTGATTGTACAATACAGTATGATCATTTAGAATCCTGTTATTTTACAGTacatatctattttttttaactaataaatAATTTTGCGCATTCATGACGTAGATATGACAGCTACGAGGAATATCAACACGAAAGGCTGAAGAGGGAGGAGTACCGCAAGGAGTATGAAAAACGGGAATCAGAGCGGGCAAAACAAAGGGAGAGGCAAAGGCAAAAAGCAATCGTAAGCAGTActtttcagaaatatatatatgtatgtgtttgtgtgcattgGTATATATGTTTAATGATGTTATTCTACatgaaaatattaaaatcataTTTGTTTCGAAAATAATTGAACTTTTTGGGTAAACTGAATAATAGTTCATACGTTAATAAGATCACATATTCAACAAAGGTTCAAGGCTTGACAGAAACGCATATGCCACTCTGAAGGCTTTTCCTTAATAGTACTTGAAGGACAGTGCTATAAAGCATGATCACAGTATACATTTATCATCACAATATAGATTTTCCCCTTGTTGCTTAGTGACGAGAAAGACATCATAACTCACTTACATATAAATCCGTACATCACTGCTCATCATCAAATAGTATATAAGTCACAGAGTATCTGTAAGTATGGTATTCAATCCTTTGTCATTTGATACTATTTTGGATAAATAATATTAGTTGGcagctttgttttttttaactttgataGCTTATATCTCCAGATCTTGAGCTGGCTATTTCAAATTAAACTAATTGGAATATGAGCTAAATGCCTCATAGATCTGCAGGAGTGGGTAATGGGAGTTTCTGAGATGGCAGAGGAAGGTTTGGAAACAATATGTAGCATGCCTTAAGATTGAGTGGACGGAGAGGATGACAACTATCATTCTGCACTAGTCAGACATGTATTTAAGATTTAAGAGGTTTTAGGACTATTAACAGTGTGGCTTCCATAGCAGACAAGAAGGCATTCACGTCTTTATGACCGCTATGAACTCTGAGGATTTAATATTACTGGGATTTTATACGTGTGTATGGTTTTCTTCTGGCTGCATGATTACGTATTCTATATGGCAAACACATACACATTTCCACATGTGCTGACGAGTCATCATAGACAACAGTGAAACACAATTGTGATCCGGAAGGGCTCTTATTGCCTTATCGCAAATCTTTAGAGTGTGTTGAATAGCATGTGAAGGAGTAATTGCATGAAAAGGACTCATTTTCGTGCTAATTTGCATACGAACGAAGACTGCTCCAAATGTTTTCATTGAGCTACATTGGGTATCTCTTCACCCTTTATCAGTTAAAGAGGGATGTGGAAAAAATCCCTGTAAAGCACAGTCTTTGGACTATACTGTATAAGGCCTATCGTAACAGtactactgtatattcatttaaaGGAACAATCTCGACTACTCGTTtgaaaaaaagatatatttttttctgtataGCATTAGAACAGTGGTGTCCTGAACTGCATTACTTTTAGCTCCAGGGATCTCACGTTCCGAAGATAGATACTAGTTTAGTTACCGGTGTTCTGCATCTATTGGATGGCTACTGTAAGTATCTCAAGAACCGGTGGTTCCCCCGAGCTAAAGAAAAAGTAATTCAgctccaccccacccccaaaataaacCCTGTTTCCAATGCtgtgcagaatatgttggcagaattgctgctttaaacatttctgtctttttatgcATACTTTCCCGTTGGGCTTTAATAACTAGTTCAGGATTACCACCATTACAAAGCTGCAAGTCGTTTTTTTTATGATGCTGTATCCCAAGTCATAGCTAAATGTATAACCACAGTTGATGCCTTAGCCTCCTCTTTTGAAACATGGTGTAAAAacgtattttaatttattttacagTGTAATTCTTCCAATATGCAGCCTAGCGATATTTCAATCCATAGTTAATTGCTCTACATTCATATTTAGTTCCTATTAAATCCATCTACCTAACACACAGATGAACCATTTTATCATTTTTGGAGATTTAGTGTCCCAAAGCAATTTTTTTAGGTAGTCTTTAATAAAAAGAGATATAGAATGGACTTTTCCCTCAAACTTTAAACTAAAATTAGTGTTTGCATTGTAGTTTATAAAACAGAAAAGTAATAGGCTCACATCTGTTCAAATGCATGAATAAAAATATTGTATCACTGTATGAGACAATGAAGGAGacacaaaatatgtattttagaACTTAGTGAATTTGCTTTACAacactggtaaaaaaaaatactttgtttTCTTTGCCCTGTAGGAAGAACATCGAATAATTTACATTGGAAAAATGAGACCTAATATAACTCGTACAGAACTGCGAGCCCGGTTTCAAGTTTTTGGTGAAATTGAAGAATGCACAGTGAATCTGCGGGATGATGGGTGAGAACTTTAATGATTATTATTTCTTAAGAAGTGGGCACATTGGGGAAAAAAGTATAGCAGTAAGTAAGATTGTGGGTGTACCAGTTTGTACTAAGGAAGTGACAGATGACACATTGAGTTCAAAGtcttatttattttctttcactCTTGTTTATTAGTCTTTCTAGTTGAGATCACTTCCCTCAGAAATAAGTATTTAGCTTCATGACAGGACAATCACACTGATAAATGAATGCAGTAACTTTGGTATATGAAGCACCATAACACCAATCTGCTTCTTTTAAGAGGATGTGTTTCTCTCACTCTTTTGTGAATGTTATTTAACATGTACAGATGTATGTATTCATATTGTCTACTGTATTGGTTATTACAGAGATTGTTACGGTTTCATCACCTACCGCTACACCTGTGATGCTTTTGCTGCTCTTGAGAATGGATACACCTTGCGCAGGTCAAATGAACCCGACTTTGAGCTGTGCTTTTGTGAACGAAAGCAGTTTTGCAAGTCTAACTATGCAGACTTAGGTATGGATTTTATGGTGTAGATACTGATATAAAAATACAGTTCGGTTTTGTATATATAATTTCGCTTAACTTATACTCATAAGTAAGCATAGAAATGTTAAATGTTGTAGCTAATAAATATCCATATAAAATGCTTGCAGTGTGTTTATCGGAAATAATAAACTTTATGGATATGACCTGAAAATAATGTATCAAAATGAGAAAATCTTCAATTGAAAGGAGATATATTTGCCTAATGGTTACTgataaaaagatttaaaaaaaagcccTTTCGCCTTAGTTAACATTTTTTATAATGTACGGAGGCATAGAATGATCTGGAGAATAAACACGcgcaggtttttggaaagcacaCCTGTTAGTGCACTTTAATCAACTCAAACGTAAGAAAGCTGCCCAAGGGAGTTATGGCAGAATAAAGGAAGCGAGAGGGAGTGTAAGGATATAGTGATTACCATTGTATTTTGGGTCAATTTTGTAAAATCTCTAAGAAATGTCACACATGAGCAGCTCACCTCCGAATCCATAAATTATATTTTCTTTTAGAATAACCGACGCTCCCTTTAAGTAACCATTGCATCTAATAGACTACCTGAAGGAAAGCCTTTTAGTTTTATAATTAAAATCACTATCAACCGTCATTTTGTGACGGTTACATGGATAATCCTTTGGGAAATGATAAGTAGAAACGTTTTGTGAGGGGATATACTGGGAACATTATTTGCATGTGTTGGTAGTCAATATAAATGTAAGCGGTTACAAAACATTCTTCTGATGCACAAGAAATCCACTTCCAAATATGTATGTTTCAGCTTTTGCAACTAATGTAGTTACTGTACAAGACAGTCAAATGAGCATACACCCATCATTTTCCATCCGTACTGTAAGATAAGATGCACACACTACTCAAGTGCATAAAACAATTCACAAATttgaaaaaacacaacaacaacaaTGGAGTGAGTAGATTGACAATACTCGTAACCCTAAAAAAAGATGATAGAGAAAGTTGACGTTtggtaaattagatttttttcagTGTGTACATGTAAATGTGCAGCAGAAGATACTCTTGTCTTTGAGATTGCACACACAGCCCCCGTGTAATCAAAGTTCGATCCTCTGCATTGCCCCCGAATGGGCGATATCGGTCATCAAGGTTGTGGGCAGATATTGTCGATTCTGACGTGATACAGCAGATCGCACTTTGAAGACTACGGGTCATGGTATCTTATGCTAAAAGTGCCCCAAGGTGTATTAGACTTGATGTGCCGAATGGGACATACTGTGCTGTATCGCACTTTAGAGCATAAGGCCCTTGGTGCTTTTTATTATTGTACCACACTATTTGACCACCGCTGGGAGTGGATTGACCATGCCCAATGTTGTTATTCTTACATTGTTATTATCCGTAGTGGCTTTATATGCCAACAATTTCTATATTTCTCTCTACAAAAACACATTTTCTCACGAAAGAAATGGTTTTAGTTTACGTGGTTTACGTGTGCTGTGTTTAGTTTAGAGTTGATCCTCATCATGTCATCGtgacatgtacagatgtagcagccgttattgtggaacacacatacagtaaagtgGCAGTGGAAGAAAGTGCCACTGTGAAGCATTAGCCGCATGCAAAAAAGGGGGCAGGGTTAGCACACTCTATGGCACCCAATGGTaggccaatatttactaagcagtcttttgcCATAAGACACGTTGGGCACTGGAAGACTCCTTACACGCCATTGACTTAAACGAGCTGTAAGTTATTTTCCAGCGCTAGGAAAGCTACATTATGTCAGCAGTAAATATACTGTAGAACTTAATCTCCATGCCCTATAAATACATTACTGGGATGTTACTACTTATTGCAATTATTTGCATTCAGGCTGTTTATTATTGTGTAAAGTACGATCATAATTCACCAAAAATTGGTATAAACATAAATTAAATCATTTATCTTTGGTTTTAGATTCAAATTCAGATGACTTCGATCCAGCTTCCACTAAAAGCAAGTATGACTCCATGGATTTTGACAGTTTGCTTAAAGAGGCACAGATAAGCCTGCGTAGGTAACATGCATCAACGCCAAGGCTAATGGAAAGGTGGAGAATACCTCACGGACATTGTGTCCTTCAATAACAAACTCTTGAACGTCAAACCTAGGAATTTCTCTTACTTTACACTCTCTGTACTACAATGGTTTACATGAACACAGCTGCTGAAGACTGAAGAGGCAAAGCGATTGTCAGACAAGCACGTGTATCCATGGGTGTCAGAAGTTTGGCTTTCGAGGTGGT
Coding sequences within:
- the PPARGC1A gene encoding peroxisome proliferator-activated receptor gamma coactivator 1-alpha; the encoded protein is MAWDMCNQDSVWSDIECAALVGEDQPLCPDLPELDLSELDVNDLDTDSFLGGLKWYSDQSENISNQYSSESSNIFEKIDEENEENLLAVLTETLDSLPVDEDGLPSFDALTDGDVTNEHDPSLSSIPDGTPPIQEAEEPSLLKKLLLAPANTQLIYNECIGLSTQNHANPNHRIRTSSAVIKTENSWSNKPKNICQQQKPQRRPCSELLKYLTANDDPPQTKSTENRNNNRLDKCITKKKPYLHPQPHFQAKSTSLSLPLTPESPNDPKGSPFESKTIEQTLSVELSGTAGLTPPTTPPHKANQDNPFRTSPKLKSSCKSTVPPTKKSRYIESSSIQVINHTKKGPEQSELYAQLSKTSVVIVGQEEKKAKRPSLRLFGDHDYCQFMNSKSETYISLSQELQATRRLECKDSLPGKKLQVCSYTNREQLYQKGTFQATMPSSQNSKRKQLQDQEIRAELNKHFGHPKQAVYDEKNKTSELRDNNFSDEQFSRLPMFLTAGLGMDSLFDDSDDENDKLCYTWDGTQSYSLFDVSPSCSTFNSPCRYSVSQPTSVMSQRSQRICSRSRSRSFSQHRSSSHSPYSRSRSRSPSSRSSSGSCCCYETDHCRQRNSPMYARSQSSSPYGRRPRYDSYEEYQHERLKREEYRKEYEKRESERAKQRERQRQKAIEEHRIIYIGKMRPNITRTELRARFQVFGEIEECTVNLRDDGDCYGFITYRYTCDAFAALENGYTLRRSNEPDFELCFCERKQFCKSNYADLDSNSDDFDPASTKSKYDSMDFDSLLKEAQISLRR